One Cryobacterium psychrophilum DNA segment encodes these proteins:
- a CDS encoding Fpg/Nei family DNA glycosylase, giving the protein MPEGHSVHRITRQFQRNFLGHPVRFSSPQGRFVEGAAVLDGRTMTDARAVGKQMFLEFDHELWLRIHLGLYGAWDFSGDLLLDATIASANGRMGQTNQRGTDLNAVPDASILDTAGENSLHSIGAPRRTRVRMSEQEKELNQLEVFPPEPIGQVRVRLLTETVCADLRGPTACEVLDPAQVMVSMARLGPDPELDNSPEAEERFTSVIRRKPTSIGKLLMDQSVVSGIGNVYRAELLFRAGINPHAPGKSLSDETVRALWQDWAHLLHIGVETGQMMTMDDLDRADFHLAMRNRADRHWVYKREGLPCRVCGTHIVIEEMAARKLYWCPRCQA; this is encoded by the coding sequence GTGCCCGAGGGTCATTCCGTTCACCGCATCACGCGGCAGTTCCAACGCAACTTTCTCGGGCACCCCGTGCGCTTCTCGTCGCCGCAGGGGCGCTTCGTCGAAGGCGCCGCGGTGCTCGATGGGCGCACCATGACCGACGCCCGTGCCGTGGGCAAGCAGATGTTCCTCGAATTCGATCACGAGCTGTGGTTGCGTATCCACCTTGGCCTGTACGGGGCGTGGGATTTCTCGGGTGACCTGCTCCTCGATGCCACGATCGCGTCGGCAAACGGGCGGATGGGTCAGACGAACCAGCGGGGCACCGACCTCAATGCGGTTCCCGATGCTTCCATCCTGGATACGGCCGGGGAGAATTCCCTGCACAGCATCGGTGCGCCCCGCCGTACCCGCGTGCGCATGTCGGAGCAGGAGAAGGAACTCAACCAGCTGGAGGTGTTCCCGCCGGAACCCATCGGTCAGGTGCGGGTTCGCCTGCTCACGGAAACAGTCTGTGCCGACCTGCGGGGCCCGACCGCGTGCGAAGTGCTCGACCCGGCCCAGGTAATGGTGTCCATGGCCAGGCTCGGCCCCGACCCGGAGCTCGACAACAGCCCGGAGGCCGAGGAGCGCTTCACGAGCGTGATTCGCCGCAAACCCACGAGCATCGGCAAGCTGCTGATGGACCAGTCCGTGGTGAGCGGAATCGGAAACGTCTACCGGGCCGAACTCCTGTTCCGGGCGGGCATCAACCCGCACGCGCCCGGTAAATCGCTCAGCGACGAAACCGTGCGAGCGCTCTGGCAGGACTGGGCGCACCTGCTGCACATTGGTGTGGAAACCGGCCAGATGATGACCATGGACGACCTCGACCGAGCTGATTTTCATCTCGCCATGCGCAACCGTGCCGACCGGCACTGGGTCTACAAGCGCGAGGGTCTGCCCTGCCGGGTGTGTGGCACCCACATCGTCATTGAAGAGATGGCCGCACGAAAGCTCTACTGGTGCCCGCGGTGCCAGGCATGA
- a CDS encoding DsbA family protein, producing MTDSLKFWFDPACPWAWMTSRWVDEVARSRDFDVEWRVMSLAVLNEDQDLSEEYRAFLPRALKYTRLVQAAEERHGQVMVKALYDALGAEIHIGANNDADEVIALALAAVGLPASFSAYADSDEYDTQMRASHFDAINRVGMDVGTPVIAINDVAFFGPVVSPAPMGDQALALWDGVVAAASYDGFFELKRSRTRDPNFDVSHSAASAAK from the coding sequence ATGACTGATTCCCTGAAGTTCTGGTTTGATCCCGCGTGTCCCTGGGCCTGGATGACATCCCGGTGGGTCGATGAGGTGGCCAGGTCGCGAGACTTCGACGTCGAATGGCGGGTCATGAGCCTCGCCGTACTGAACGAGGACCAGGACCTCAGCGAGGAATACCGCGCGTTCCTGCCCCGCGCCCTCAAGTACACCCGACTGGTGCAGGCGGCCGAGGAACGTCACGGGCAGGTGATGGTGAAGGCACTGTATGACGCGCTCGGAGCCGAAATTCATATTGGCGCGAACAATGACGCCGACGAGGTCATAGCCCTCGCGCTCGCCGCGGTCGGCCTGCCCGCAAGTTTCTCGGCTTACGCCGACAGCGACGAGTACGACACCCAGATGCGTGCGAGTCACTTCGACGCCATCAACCGCGTGGGCATGGACGTTGGAACGCCCGTGATTGCCATCAATGATGTTGCCTTCTTCGGCCCGGTCGTCTCGCCGGCGCCCATGGGCGACCAGGCCCTCGCACTCTGGGACGGGGTGGTTGCCGCCGCAAGCTATGACGGCTTCTTCGAACTCAAGCGCAGCCGCACGAGAGACCCCAACTTCGACGTATCGCACTCCGCGGCCTCCGCGGCTAAATAG
- a CDS encoding ribose-5-phosphate isomerase, which produces MRIHIATDHAGLDLSHHLIKHLRGLGHEVVDHGPTAYDPLDDYPAFCINATQAVVNDREQGIDALGLVFGGSGNGEQMAANKVTGARAALVWNLSTARLAREHNDANVISIGAREHTIEEATAFIDAFIAEPYSDEERHARRIRQLAEYETTGTIAGKGIVQ; this is translated from the coding sequence ATGCGCATTCATATCGCCACTGACCACGCCGGTCTCGACCTCAGTCATCACCTGATCAAGCACCTGCGAGGCCTCGGCCATGAGGTGGTCGACCACGGTCCAACCGCTTATGATCCCCTCGACGACTACCCCGCGTTCTGCATCAATGCGACGCAAGCCGTCGTCAACGATCGCGAGCAGGGAATCGACGCCCTCGGGCTGGTCTTCGGTGGTTCGGGCAATGGCGAGCAGATGGCCGCAAACAAGGTCACCGGTGCCCGCGCCGCGCTCGTGTGGAACCTCAGCACGGCGAGGCTTGCCCGCGAGCACAACGATGCCAACGTCATCTCGATCGGCGCGCGGGAGCACACCATCGAGGAAGCCACCGCATTCATCGACGCGTTCATCGCCGAGCCGTACTCCGACGAGGAACGTCACGCGCGACGTATCCGGCAGCTGGCCGAATATGAGACCACGGGCACCATCGCTGGCAAGGGCATCGTTCAGTAG